The sequence CGTACTACCTGATCGCGCCGTCGGAGTGCTCCAGCAACCTGGCCCGCTTCGACGCCATGCGCTACGGCCTGCGGGTCGGCGACGATGGGACCAAGTCCGCGGAGGAGGTCACCGCGCTGACCCGCGAGGCCGGCTTCGGCCCCGAGGTCAAGCGCCGCGTCATCCTCGGCACCTACGCGCTCAGCTCCGGCTACTACGACGCCTACTACGGCTCCGCGCAGAAGGTCCGCACCCTGATCACCCGCGACTTCGAGCGCGCCTTCGAGCAGGTGGACGTCATCGTCTCGCCCACCACGCCCACCACGGCGTTCCCGATCGGCGAGCGCGCGGACGACCCGCTGGCGATGTACCTCGCCGACCTGTGCACCATCCCGGTCAACCTGGCCGGCAACGCGGCGATGTCGCTGCCGTGCGGCCTCGCCCCGGAGGATGGTCTCCCGGTGGGCCTGCAGATCATCGCGCCCGCGCTCAAGGACGACCGGCTCTACCGGGTCGGCGCCGCAGTAGAGGCCGCCTTCGTGTCGAAGTGGGGCCACCCGCTACTTGAGGAGGCACCGCAGCTATGAGCACCCAGACGAAGTCCGCGGCGAAGAGCACCAGCGGCAAGCACAACGGTTCGGCGGACCTGTCGGCCAAGGGCGGCAAGAGCAAGAGGGGCACCTACCTGTCCATCGGCACCTCGCTGTTCAGCGCCTTCACCGCGGTGAAGAAGGTGCGTTCCGCCCGCAGCGAGGAGGACAACCTCCAGCTGATCGACGCCGTGCTGCGCGCCGCCGCGGTGACCACCGGCATCGTGCTGCTCGTACGCGAGCTGCGCCGGCTGAGCGATGACGACGTCCTTGCGGACTGACGGACCGACGGAGAAGAGGTACAGGGAACAGTGACCGTCACGGACCTGCTGTCCTACGAGGACGCGCTCGCGTCGTACGACCCGGTGATGGGCCTGGAAGTCCACGTGGAGCTCGGCACGCGGACGAAGATGTTCTGCGGCTGCTCCACCGAGCTCGGCGCCGAGCCCAACTCGCAGGTCTGCCCGACCTGCCTGGGCCTGCCGGGCGCGCTGCCGGTGGTCAACGAGATCGGCATCGAGTCCGCCATCAAGATCGGCCTGGCGCTCAACTGCGAGATCGCCGAATGGTGCCGGTTCGCCCGGAAGAACTACTTCTACCCGGACATGCCGAAGAACTTCCAGACCTCGCAGTACGACGAGCCGATCGCCTTCAACGGCTACCTGGACGTCCAGCTGGAGGACGGCGAGATCTTCCGGGTGCTCATCGAGCGCGCCCACATGGAGGAGGACACCGGCAAGTCCACCCACATCGGCGGCGCGACCGGCCGTATCCACGGTGCCTCGCACTCCCTGCTGGACTACAACCGGGCCGGCATCCCGCTGATCGAGATCGTCACCAAGCCGATCGAGGGCGCCGGCGCCCGCGCACCGGAGGTGGCCCGCGCCTACGTCGCCGAACTGCGCGAGCTGATCAAGGCGTTGGGGGTGTCCGAGGCCCGGATGGAAATGGGCCAGATGCGCTGCGACGTCAACCTGAGCCTGCGCCCGCACGGCCGGGAGAAGTTCGGCACCCGCAGCGAGACGAAGAACGTCAACTCGCTGCGCAGCGTGGAGCGGGCGGCCCGCTTCGAGATCCAGCGGCACGCCGCGGTGCTCTCCTCGGGCGGCACCATCGTGCAGGAGACCCGGCACTTCCACGAGGAGGACGGCTCCACCGCCTCCGGCCGGATCAAGGAGGAGGCGGAGGACTACCGCTACTTCCCCGAGCCGGACCTGGTGCCGGTCGCCCCGGCTCGCGAGTGGGTCGAGGAACTGCGGGCCGGGCTGCCCGAACTGCCGCTGGCCCGCCGAGGGCGGCTCAAGCAGGAGTGGGGCATCTCCGACTTCGAGATGCAGTCCGCGCTCAACGCCGGTGCGATCGACCTGATCACGGCCACCATCGACGAGGGCGCGGACGCGGCCTCGGCCCGCAAGTGGTGGATGGGCGAACTGGCCCGGCACGCCAACGAGACCGGTGCGGAGCTGTCCGCGCTGGCGATCACCCCGGCGCAGGTGGCCAGGGTCGCCGCGCTGGTGGCGGCCGGCGATCTCAACGACAAGCTGGCCCGGCAGGTCATCGAGGGCGTGCTGGCCGGCGAGGGCGACCCGGACCAGGTGGTCGACAAGCGCGGGCTGAAGGTCGTCTCCGACGACGGCGCGCTCGGTGCGGCCGTCGACCAGGCCATCGCGGACAACGCGGCGGTCGCCGAGAAGATCCGCGGCGGCAACCTCGCGGCGGCCGGCGCGCTGATCGGCGCGGTCATGAAGCTGACCCGCGGCCAGGCGGACGCCAAGCGGGTGCGCGAACTGGTGCTGGAGAAGCTCCAGGGCTGACCCGGAGGACGTCTCCAGGGCGACCTGGACGACACGCCCGAGGAGGCGGCACCCCCGATCCGGGGGTGCCGCCTTTATCCTTTTCGGACAGTTGTGAGGAGCAGCACGAAAGCCGCAAAGGATCTCTTTCTCCTGGCACAGTAGGCGGCACGTATCGCCACGGGACACGCGGGGCGTACCGACCACGCAACCGCACCCGCAAGGGGACAGCAGCCCATGGCCGTACTCGCCCGGTGGTGCCTCAGCCGCCGACTCACCGTCGTCCTGCTGTGGCTCACCGCACTCGTGGGACTCACCGCCGCTGCCACGGTCGCCGGCTCCGCGTACTCCCAGAAGTACGAAGCGCCGAACACCGAGTCCAGCCACGCCGCGGACCTGCTGCGAACCGCGTTCCCCGGACAGGCCGGCGACTCCGACTCGATCGTGTGGCACACCGAGCACGGCACGGTACGCGCCGGCGCCGTCGAGCAGACCATGACGAAGGTGCTCGACCAGGCCCGCGCCCTGCCCGGCGTCACCTCCGTGATCAGCCCCTACGGCTCCTCGGGCGCCGCCCAGATCAGCTCCGACGGCCACACCGCCTACGCCACCGTCGGCTACGGCAAGGACGCCGACGGCGTCAGCCGCGGCCAGGCCCAGGCGCTGGTGGACACCGCCAAGGCGGGCCAGGGACCCGGCCTGGAGGTCGAACTCGGCGGTGAGGCGGTCGGCAACACCGAGGCGGCCAGCGCCCACCTGAGCGAGGTGGTGGGGGTCGCGGTGGCCGCGGTGGTGCTGCTGGTCGCCTTCGGGTCGTTCGCGGCGATGCTGCTGCCGATCGCCACCGCGCTGATCGGCTGCGGCACCGCCTACATGGGCACCGTGCTGCTCGGCCACGCGATGACCGTCGCCGACTTCGCCCCCATGCTCGGCATGCTCATCGGGCTGGGCGTCGGCATCGACTACGCGCTGTTCATCGTCACCCGGCACCGCAAGGGCCTCAAACGCGGGCTGTCCGTCGCCCGGGCCGCCGAGGAGGCGGTGGCCACCACCGGCAAGGCCGTGGTCTTCGCCGGCGGCACGGTGTGCGTGGCGGTGCTCGGCATGCTGCTGCTCCGGCTCAGCTTCCTCAACGGCGTCGCGGTCGCCGCCTCGCTGACGGTCCTGCTCACGGTGGCCGCGTCGGTGACGCTGCTGCCCGCGCTGCTCGGCTTCATAGGCCAACGGGCGCTCAGCAGCAGGGAGCGGCGGGCGCTGGCACACGGCGGCGGCTGCCAGGCCGCGCAGCACCGCCGATCCGAGGAGCACGCCGGTTGCCGCGGCGCCGACACCCCCGCGCAGCCGGCCACCGGCGTCGCCGCGCGCTGGTCCGGGTTCGTCTCCCGGCACCCACGGCTGCTCGGCGCGCTCGCCGCCGTCGTCATGGTGGTGCTCGCGCTGCCCACCTTCTCGCTGCACATGGGCACCTCCGACCAGGGCAACGACCCCTCCACCGCGACCACCCGCAAGGCGTACGACCTGCTCGCCGACGGCTTCGGGCCCGGCACCAACGGCCCGCTCACCCTGGTGGCCACCACCGACAGCGCGGGCGCGCTGGTCGCCCTCGAACACCTGCCGCAGACCCTCCGGGACACCCCAGGCGTCGCCTCCGTCAGCGGCCCCGACATCGACGCCTCCGGCAGCACCGGCGTCATCACGGTGGTGCCCGACAGCTCCCCGCAGTCCACCGCCACCTCCCACCTGGTCGACGAACTGCGCCACGACGTGCTGCCGACCGCGGAGAAGGGCACCGACCTCCAGGTCTACGTCGGTGGTTCCACGGCCAGCTACGACGACTTCGCCGCGGTGGTGATCGGGAAGCTCCCGCTCTTCGTCGGCTGCGTGGTGGGGCTGGGCTGCCTGCTCCTGCTGCTCGCGTTCCGCTCGATCGGCGTCCCGGTCAAGGCCGCGGTGATGAACGTCGCCGCCGTCGCCTCCTCCTTCGGCGTGGTCACCGCGATCTTCCAGTGGGGCTGGGGCAGCGAATGGCTGGGCCTGGGCCGGGCCGGGCCGATCGAACCGTTCCTGCCGGTGATCCTCGTCCCGGTGCTGTTCGGGCTCTCCATGGACTACCAGGTCTTCCTGGTCAGCCGGATGTACGAGGAGTGGCGGGAGACCCGGGACAACCGCCGGGCGGTACGCGTGGGGCTCGCCGAGACCAGCCGCGTGATCAACTCCGCGGCGGTCATCATGGTCGCGGTCTTCCTGGCGTTCGTGCTCAGCGGGGACCGGGTGATCGCGATGTTCGGCATCGGCCTGGCCGCGGCGGTCGCCCTCGACGCCTTCGTGCTGCGCACCCTGCTGGTCCCGGCGCTGATGCACCTGCTCGGCCCGGCCAACTGGTGGCTGCCGGGCTGGCTGGACCGACGGCTGCCGCAGCTCAACATCGAGACGGTGCCGACCGCGCGGCCGCCCGCCGCCGCACCCGTCCCGTCACCGGCCGGCGCCGTGCCACCGGGCGCCGTGCCGCCGGGCACGGTACCCGCAGGCGCCCTGACCGCGGTCGAGCCACCCGCGGGGCGCGTCACCGTATGACCGCGGCGGATCACCGGGGCGCGTGACCCCGGCGCGTGCCCGTACCCGGGCGCGGTCCGGCTCAGTCCGTTCGACGCCGACTAAGGCGCCCTCAGGTGTCCTATAAGGCGTCTAAGGCCCCGCGCGTTCGGATAAGGCACCGGCTAAGGCGCATCTGAGTACTGCCTAGGCAGATCGTGCGGCCGCCTAGGCACATGAAGGCCCCGGCAGGCAGCGGAACTTCGGGAAGCTGCCCGATGTGGCCGACCCCCCTTGGAGACGAAGCTAGGAGGCACAAAGAGAGCAGCACTTCCAAGGAGCAGCCAGATGTTTGCTTACGAACTCCACCAGGCCCGTAGCGCCGAACTCCGCCGTCGCGCCGATGAGCGTCGCCTCGTCGAGGAGGCGAAGGCCGGTCGCGCCGCGCAGCGCCGGGCCCGCGCCCAGGCGCGCCGCGCCCAGCCGC comes from Streptomyces sp. NBC_00448 and encodes:
- the gatB gene encoding Asp-tRNA(Asn)/Glu-tRNA(Gln) amidotransferase subunit GatB; this translates as MTVTDLLSYEDALASYDPVMGLEVHVELGTRTKMFCGCSTELGAEPNSQVCPTCLGLPGALPVVNEIGIESAIKIGLALNCEIAEWCRFARKNYFYPDMPKNFQTSQYDEPIAFNGYLDVQLEDGEIFRVLIERAHMEEDTGKSTHIGGATGRIHGASHSLLDYNRAGIPLIEIVTKPIEGAGARAPEVARAYVAELRELIKALGVSEARMEMGQMRCDVNLSLRPHGREKFGTRSETKNVNSLRSVERAARFEIQRHAAVLSSGGTIVQETRHFHEEDGSTASGRIKEEAEDYRYFPEPDLVPVAPAREWVEELRAGLPELPLARRGRLKQEWGISDFEMQSALNAGAIDLITATIDEGADAASARKWWMGELARHANETGAELSALAITPAQVARVAALVAAGDLNDKLARQVIEGVLAGEGDPDQVVDKRGLKVVSDDGALGAAVDQAIADNAAVAEKIRGGNLAAAGALIGAVMKLTRGQADAKRVRELVLEKLQG
- a CDS encoding MMPL family transporter, which translates into the protein MAVLARWCLSRRLTVVLLWLTALVGLTAAATVAGSAYSQKYEAPNTESSHAADLLRTAFPGQAGDSDSIVWHTEHGTVRAGAVEQTMTKVLDQARALPGVTSVISPYGSSGAAQISSDGHTAYATVGYGKDADGVSRGQAQALVDTAKAGQGPGLEVELGGEAVGNTEAASAHLSEVVGVAVAAVVLLVAFGSFAAMLLPIATALIGCGTAYMGTVLLGHAMTVADFAPMLGMLIGLGVGIDYALFIVTRHRKGLKRGLSVARAAEEAVATTGKAVVFAGGTVCVAVLGMLLLRLSFLNGVAVAASLTVLLTVAASVTLLPALLGFIGQRALSSRERRALAHGGGCQAAQHRRSEEHAGCRGADTPAQPATGVAARWSGFVSRHPRLLGALAAVVMVVLALPTFSLHMGTSDQGNDPSTATTRKAYDLLADGFGPGTNGPLTLVATTDSAGALVALEHLPQTLRDTPGVASVSGPDIDASGSTGVITVVPDSSPQSTATSHLVDELRHDVLPTAEKGTDLQVYVGGSTASYDDFAAVVIGKLPLFVGCVVGLGCLLLLLAFRSIGVPVKAAVMNVAAVASSFGVVTAIFQWGWGSEWLGLGRAGPIEPFLPVILVPVLFGLSMDYQVFLVSRMYEEWRETRDNRRAVRVGLAETSRVINSAAVIMVAVFLAFVLSGDRVIAMFGIGLAAAVALDAFVLRTLLVPALMHLLGPANWWLPGWLDRRLPQLNIETVPTARPPAAAPVPSPAGAVPPGAVPPGTVPAGALTAVEPPAGRVTV